CGAACCAGAGGTATCGGTGTGACCCACAACGTTAACAGTCGGGTTGTTGAACTCTTTCGTGAAGCTCGCCACTTCGTCGATCACTGCCATGGCAGCCGACGTGAGGTTGAACTTGTCGAAGCCGAAGTAGATCACAAAGTCCTGATCTGCTGCAGCAGCTTCGCACTCGGTGAGGGCTTCATAGAAAGCGACCTTTTCAGAAGCCACACGCTCCGGCTGAACCGGACCGCCTGCGCCACCGAAGAAGGAACCATCAACACCAAGTTCGTTGTCAGAGGCCTGCTCGACCCAGCCGTCATAGTACCGCTGTGCCTTGGCGCAAGCGCAACCACGGTCATCACGACCGCCATTGTCCAGCGCTGCGATCAGGCGGCCACGGGCCTCCTGAAGTTCGCCCAGTTCTGAATCGAGAACCTTACGACCGAAAGGAAGGCTGGCCGGATCAAACGGCGCAACCGGACCGCCAGCAAGCGCTGCACGACCTTTTTCGGCAAAAAGAACCGAGTGACGCCATTCACAGTCCACATAGACTTCTGACGTCGCACGATCCTGATACTCGGCCGCGAGGCACGAGTAGAAATCATCTCCAGCAATTTCCTGATCAAGGAAGCTTTCCACGTGGAAAGTCCCCCCCAGGCCGCAGCCTGCAAGACCAAAAAATGCCCCCACCGCAATAATCCGGGATAGCGTGTTCATCCCACTCTCCAGTCATTCGAAATTTGCATTCGCACCCCCCGAAAACGACGGGTGGCCGGGACCCGCCCGGGAACTACCTAGTCCGCGTATCCGCCATGTTCATCGCACAAACCCCTAGGGCCGGGCAACCATTTTCCCAAATAGAATGCCCGTTGAGCAACAGGAGTCACGTTTACGCAACACCCCGAAAAACGGCAGGTTTTTGTTAACCATAGGCCGCCTTTTCAGGGGTCAGAACACACTTAACCCAAGACCGGCCCGGTTGTTACCCCCTGTCTAAAACCCTCCTTAACTGACTTGGGTCAATGATGCCGCTTCAGGACAGCACCGTCAGGGTCTGGGTTGGGGTTCGAGTTGCGGCAGACCCGCGCCGATTCTCCCTTCCGGTCGCTGCCCATCCAGTTTGATGCCCTTGCCGCGCAAGG
The window above is part of the Pyruvatibacter sp. genome. Proteins encoded here:
- a CDS encoding OmpA family protein, whose product is MNTLSRIIAVGAFFGLAGCGLGGTFHVESFLDQEIAGDDFYSCLAAEYQDRATSEVYVDCEWRHSVLFAEKGRAALAGGPVAPFDPASLPFGRKVLDSELGELQEARGRLIAALDNGGRDDRGCACAKAQRYYDGWVEQASDNELGVDGSFFGGAGGPVQPERVASEKVAFYEALTECEAAAADQDFVIYFGFDKFNLTSAAMAVIDEVASFTKEFNNPTVNVVGHTDTSGSAAYNQGLSQRRANAVGNALAAQGVTVGTVGARGESEPAVPTGDGIREPLNRRAVIEVR